The Coregonus clupeaformis isolate EN_2021a unplaced genomic scaffold, ASM2061545v1 scaf3407, whole genome shotgun sequence sequence cagacagggataacagacagacagacaggtataacagacagacaggtataacagacagacagacagacagacagggataacagacagacagggataacagacagacagacagacagacagacaggtataacagacagacagacagacagacagacagctataacagacagacaggtataacagacagacagacagacagacagacagctataaCAGGCAGACAGGTATAACAGTAGGTAGGGTTATAgttatccaagatggcgtagtagtgcagttgtgttttgtcgtgtgtctgtaaatagcctgtaaatagcctgtttttctgtatttttcgtacatatttccctatcagacttttcatccttctacaaaatatactttcctgcaacccgcctcactcaatgtggaacggattctattattgacttaccttttatctagattagccacagttagcggtatttcacccagaacataggatttttttctgcgggattaatttaatcactggacattaatcaccggatcgcaactagctagtcgcaacccgaatggatgttgctgtctggctaatcaccactgcccccgatgcaagcaccagttagcctcgagctagcctagagtcaggctcatatcccggctatctacctctaggtctaccggacgggagtagccagctaactagctacttgctatcagctaccgttagcggtttttcaccattgtccgtggcctgcaccacctaccagccagctctagtctggactattatcggccagtctgcactgtctgcacagcgcgttatcgacccagaacatatccgttttctgccggaatcactgaatcactggacctttaactccggattcatcgctaccagccagctacaacaaaacggacgctgtggtctggctaatcatcctgagctaggcccatctcccggctatctacctctctgtcaaccggacgggaccacctagtgttgacacggagccccgccgatcctacacgactggtctgccgtcGAAATcctctgatgtggttacgacgtcgaccaccgAAGATtacatctgctagccccggcccgctagcacacgctagctgtggcctcttactcgctagtgctttagcagcctccgaactatcctattgctgttcaccggaccttatgataactcagctatacagctgatgtctgctggactgttcctttttacggtacaacatcctgtttatgtttagcctcagcccaaacatggttagcttattgttgtttcggttatttctaattgtactatttcactgtagatcccccagcccagctcaacctgccttagatagctcctttgtcccaccccccatacacgcggagaccgactcaattggtgcctccagtgatgctatctctttcattgttacccaacgcttaggtttacctccactttactcatatccttctatatccttgtctgtacataatgccctgaatcttttctacaacacccggaaatctgccccctttattctatgtacccaacgcactagaagaccagttcttaaagcctttagccgtatccttattctagtcctcctctgttcctctggtgatgtggaggctaacccaggccctgcagccctcagtatcactcctactccccaggcgctatcatttgctgacttctgtaatcgcaaaagtcttggtttcttgcacgtaaatatcagaagtctacttcctaagtttgagttattcactgcgtgtagcacactctgccaaccctgatgttctagcagtgtctgaatcctggctcaggaaggccaccaaaaattctgaaatttccatccccaactataacattttccgtctagatagaactgccaaaggggggtggagttgcaatctactgtagagatagcctgcagagctctatcatactatccaggtctgtgcccaaacagtttgagcttctacttctaaaaatccacctttccagaaataagtctctcactgttgccgcttgctacagaccccctcagcccccagctgtgccctggacaccatatgtgaattgattgccccccatttatcctcagagttcgtactgcttggtgacctaaattgggatatgcttaataccccggccatcctacaatccaaactagatgccctcaacctcacgcaaattatcaacgaacctaccaggtacaaccctaaatccgtaaacatgggtaccctcatagatatcatcctgactaacttaccctctaaatacacctccactgtcttcaaccaggatctcagcgatcactgccttattgcctgcgtccgtaacgggtccgcggtcaaacgaccacccctcatcactgtcaaacgctccctaaaacactttagcgagcaggccttccctaattgacttggcccaggtatcctggatggatatagatctcattccgtcagtagaggatgcctggttgttccataaaagtaatttcctctcaatcttaaataaacatgctccattcaaaaatacagaactaagaaccgatatagcccctggttctcctcagacttgactgcccttgaccagcacaaaaaacatcctgtggcgtactgcattagcatcaaatagccccgcgatatgcaacttttcagggaagttaggaaccaatatacacaagcagtcaggaaagcaaaggctaactttttcaaacagaaatttgcatcctgtagcactaactccaaaaaagttttgggacactgtaaagtccatggagaataagagcacttcctcccagttgcccactgcactgaggctaggaaacactatcaccacccgataaatctacaataatcgagaatttcaacaagcattttgctacggctggccatgctttccatctggctaccactacccggccaccaactctgcaccctccgctgcaacttgcccatgccccccgcttctccttcacacaaattcagacagctgatgttctgaaagagctgcaaaatctggacccctacaaatcagctgggctagacaatctggaccctttctttctaaaactagccacgaaattgtcgcaacccctattactagtctgttcaacctctctttcataacgtctgagatccccagagattggaaagctgccgcggtcatccccctcttcaaaggggtgacactctagatccaaactgctacagaccaatatccaagttaacaaacagatcaccgaccatttcgaataccaccgtaccttctccgcttatgcaatccggtttccgagctggtcatgggtgcacttcagccacgctcaaggtcctaaacgatattataaccgcgattgataatagacagtactgtgcagccgtcttcatcgacctggccaaggctttcgactctgtcaaccaccgcattcttattggcagactaaatagccttggtttctcaaatgactgcctcgcctggttcaccaactacttctcagatagagttcagtgtgtcaaatcggagggcctgttgtctggacctatggcagtctctatgggggtgccacagggttcaattcttgggccgacacttttctccgtgtatatcaatgatgtcgctcttgctgctggtgactctcagatccacctctacgcagacgacaccattttgtatacatctggcccttcattggacactgtgttaacaaacctccaaacgagcttcaatgccatacaatgcctccaactgctcttaaacactagtaaaactaaatgcatgcttttcaatcgaacgctgctggcacccgcccacccgactagaatcaccactctcgacgggtctgacctagagtatgtggacaactacaaatacctaggtgtctggttagactgtaaactctccttccagactcacataaagaatctccaatccaaagttaaatctagaatcggcttcctatttcgcaacaaagcctccttcactcatgctgccaaacatgccctcgtaaaactgactatcctaccgatccttgacttcggcgatgtcatttacaaaatagcctccaacactctactcagcaaattggatgtagtctatcacagtgccatctgttttgtctccaaagccccatacactaccaaccactgtgacctgtacgctcttgttggctggtcctcacttcatgttcgtcgtcaaacccactggctccaggccatctataaatcactgctaggcaaatccccgccttatcttagctcattggtcaccatagcagcacccacccgtagtatgcgttccagcaggtatatctcactggtcatccccaaagccaacacctcctttggccgccattccttccagttctctgctgccaatgactggaacgaattgcaaaaatctctgaagctggagactcttatctccctcaataactttaagcatcagttgtcagagcaccttaccgatcactgcacctgtacacagcccatctgtaattagcccacccaactacctcatccctatattgttatttattttgctcatttgcaccccagtatctctatttgcacatcatctcttgcacatctagcattccagtgttaatactattgtaattattctgcactatagcctatttattgccttacctccataacttactacatttgcacacactgtatatatattttctgttgtattttttactttatgttttttaccccatatgtaactctgtgttgtttttatcgcactgcttttctttatcttggccaggtcgcagttgtaaatgagaacttgttctcaactggcttacctggttaaataaaggtgaaataaaataaaaaataaaaaataaaatagttataggtagggcacCTTGGTAGTGCACTCCGGGTCTGGAGCAGGTATCCAGTAGGAACTTTAAAAGGAAGGGCTTCAGGACCTCAGAACAGCGATGGAACGCAGTCAGGATGTAGAGGAGCCTCCAGCCTCTCTGACAACTGTccctagaggttagaggttagaggttagagatcagatatacactaaccctaaccctataacagtCAGGATGTAGAGGAGCCTCCAGCCTCTCTGACAACTGTccctagaggttagaggttagaggttagagatcagatatacactaaccctaaccctataacaggATGTAGAGGAGCCTCCAGCCTCTCTGACAACTGTccctagaggttagaggttagaggttagagatcagatatacactaaccctaaccctataacagtCAGGATGTAGAGGAGCCTCAGCCTCTCTGACAACTGTccctagaggttagaggttagaggttagagatcagatatacactaaccctaaccctataacaggATGTAGAGGAGCCTCCAGCCTCTCTGACAACTGTccctagaggttagaggttagagatcagatatacactaaccctaaccctataacagtCAGGATGTAGAGGAGCCTCCAGCCTCTCTGACAACTGTccctagaggttagaggttagaggttagagatcagatatacactaaccctaaccctataacaggATGTAGAGGAGCCTCCAGCCTCTCTGACAACTGTccctagaggttagaggttagaggttaggggttagagatcagatatacactaaccctaaccctataacagtCAGGATGTAGAGGAGCCTCCAGCCTCTCTGACAACTGTccctagaggttagaggttagaggttagagatcagatatacactaaccctaacccctataacAGTCAGGATGTAGAGGAGCCTCCAGCCTCTCTGACAACTGTccctagaggttagaggttagaggttagagatcagatatacactaaccctaaccctataacagtCAGGATGTAGAGGAGCCTCAGCCTCTCTGACAACTGTccctagaggttagaggttagaggttagagatcagatatacactaaccctaaccctataacagtCAGGATGTAGAGGAGCCTCCAGCCTCTCTGACAACTGTCCCTAGAGGTTAGAGGTGAAGGTTAGAGGTTAAGGGTTAGTGTGCAGGTCTTACGTTTtggagctggtgtttcctgtgaCCTGTTTCATCACCTGGCAGTAGACTTCATCTTTCATCAGCCCATACTCCCCACTCTGCTacaggacacacagacacatatagggttagggtttagggttaggggttagggttagggttagggttagggttagggttaggggttagggttagggttagggtatagggTTCATAAGTACAAGATATACGTTGgggtgcatgtgagtgtgtgtgtgtgtgtgtgtgtgtgtgtgtgtgtgtgtgtgtgtgtgtgtgtgtgtgtgtgtgtgtgtgtgtgtgtgtgtagtgtgagtgtgagtgtgtgtgtgtgtgtgtgtgtgtgtgagagtgtgtgtgtgtgtgtgtgtgtgtgtgtgtgtgtgtgtgtgtgtgtgtgtgtgtgtgtgtgtgtgagtgtgagtgtgagtgtgtgtgtgtgagtgtgtgtgtgtgtgtgtgtgtgtgtgtgtgtgtgtgtgtgtgtgtgtgtgtgtgtgtgtgtgtgtgtgtgtgtgtgtgtgtgtgtgtgtgtgtgtgtgtgtgagtgtgtgtgtgtgagtgtacctTTAGGATAGTTGAGACCAGGTCCTGTTCTGTCTGTCCCTTCAGAGGGTAATCCCCCATGAACTTCATCACAGCTGCAGAGAGAAGAAGGTGAGAGGTTAAAGGTTAAAGGGCTGCAGAAACAAGCAGACATAGTTACATTACATGTTACGTGATAAATAAACGacagctatactgaacaaaaatacaaacacaACATCTAAAGTGTTGGTTACGTATAAGCcgtctccaacgtcattttaaagaatttggcagcacgtccaaccggcctcacaaccgcagaccacgtgtaaccacgccagcccaggacctccgcagaccacctgtaaccacgccagcccaggacctccccagaccacgtgtaaccacgccagcccaggacctccccagaccacctgtaaccacgccagcccaggacctccccagaccacgtgtaaccacgccagcccaggacctcccagaccacgtgtaaccacgccagcccaggacctccccagacccacgtgtaaccacgccagcccaggacctccccagaccacgtgtaaccacgcccagcccaggacctccccagaccacgtgtaaccacgccagcccaggacctccccagaccacgtgtaaccacgccagcccaggacctccccagaccacgtgtaaccacgccagcccaggacctccccagaccacgtgtaaccacgccagcccaggacctcccagaccacgtgtaaccacgcccagcccaggacctccccagaccacgtgtaaccacgccagcccaggacctccccagaccacctgtaaccacgccagccctccacatccggcttcttcacctgcgggattgtctgagaccagccacccagacagctgatgaaactgtgggtttcaaaatgtatagcgcatagaattaaaaaggttttgtcggacattattcattctaatcagacaggttttttacatggaagatacattggagataatacaaggcaagtactggaaaccaggcctgctattcatagctgactttgaaaaggcttttgataaagtacgactggagtttacagtgagggaaaaaagtatttgatcccctgctgattttgtacgtttgcccactgacaaagaaatgatcagtctataattttaatggtaggtttatttgaacagtgagagacagaataacaacaacaaaatccagaaaaacgcatgtcaaaaatgttataaattgatttgcattttaatgagggaaataagtatttgaccccctctcaatgagaacgatttctggctcccaggtgtcttttatacaggtaacgagctgagattaggagcacactcttaaagggagtgctcctaatctcagtttgttacctgtataaaagacacctgtctacagaagcaatcaatcaatcagattccaaactctccaccatggccaagaccaaagagctctccaagaatgtcagggacaagattgtagacctacacaaggctggaatgggctacaagaccatcgccaagcagcttggtcagaaggtgacaacagttggtgcgattattcgcaaatggaagaaacacaaaataactgtcaatctccctcggcctggggctccatgcaaggtctcaacctcgtggagttgcaatgatcatgagaacggtaaggaatcagcccagaactacacgggaggatcttgtcaatgatctcaaggcagctgggaccatagtcaccaagaaaacaattggtaacacactacgccgtgaaggactgaaatcctgcagcgcccgcaaggtccccctgctcaagaaagcacatatacaggacagtctgaagtttgccaatgaacatctgaatgattcagaggagaactgggtgaaagtgttgtggtcagatgagactaaaatggagctctttggcatcaactcgccgtgtttggaggaggaatgctgcctatgaccccaagaacaccatccccaccgtcatacatggaggtggaaacattatgctttgggggtgtttttctgctaaggggacaggacaacttcaccgcatcaaagggacgatggacggggccatgtaccgtcaaatcttgggtgagaacctccttctctcagccagggcattgaaaatgggtcgtggatgggtattccagcatgacaatgacccaaaacacatggccaaggcaacaaaggagtggctcaagaagaagcacattaaggtcctggagtggcctagccagtctccagaccttaatcccatagaaaatctgtggagggagctgaaggttcgagttgccaaacatcagcctcgaaaccataatgacttggagaagatctgcaaagaggagtgggacaaaatccctcctgagatgtgtgcaaacctggtggccaactacaagaaacgtctgacctctgtgattggcaacaagggttttgccaccaagtgtatggcgtcgtgtgggcggtttgctgatgtcaacgttgtgaacagagtgccccatggtggcggtagggttatggtataggcaggcataagctttggacaacgaacacaattgcattttatcgatggcaatttgaatgcacagagataccgtgatgagatcctgaggcccattgtcgtgccattcatccaccgccatcacctcatgtttcagcctgATAATggacggccccatgtcgcaaggatctgtacacaattcctggaagctgaaaatgtcccagttcttccatggcctgcatactcaccagacatgtcacccattgagcatgtttgggatgctctggatcgatgtgtacgacagcgtgttccagttcccgacaatatccagcaacaacgcacagccattgaagaggagtgggacaacattccacaggccataatcaacagcctgaAAAGCTATGTGAAGGAGCTGCGTGAGGCCAATGGTGGGCACACCAGATaccgactggttttctgatccccgcccctaccttttaaaaaaaaggtatctctgaccaacagatgcatatctgtattcccagtcacgtgaaatccattgattaggtcctaatgaatgtatttcaattgactgatttccttctatgaactgtaactcagtaaaatctttgaaattgttgcatgttgcgtttatattttagttcagtgtattTGATTAGAAGCCATTGGCcaagtcccaaatggtacccagttccctacatagtacactactggagctctggtctaaagtactgtactatgtagggaatagggttcaatttgggacgcagccagtgtTGTCTCCGTCTTACCCAGGGAGATGTCAGCTGCTACCTTGTTCATGTTGCTGTCTGTGAAGTCTATCAGAGACTCCTGGAGAGGGGACTGGTGAAACAAACACACAGGATACACACCCAGTCTGAATACTCAGGATACGTACTCAGAATACACACCCAGTCTGAATACTCAGGATACATACTCAGAATACACACCCAGTCTGAATACTCAGGATACACACCCAGTCTGAATACTCAGGATACGTACTCAGAATACACACCCAGTCTGAATACTCAGGATACGTACTCAGAATACACACCCAGTCTGAATACTCAGGATACGtactgtgatgccacgagaggctaccgcttccagcggggttgcccaagtagtgcaaggagtccaggttcaaccaaaacaaggatttttattaaaggtcttggcaactaacgaaattataacacaattctcttcttccccgagcccaccctccagaccgtgtctcttcccttcc is a genomic window containing:
- the LOC123489887 gene encoding unconventional myosin-XV-like, whose protein sequence is SPLQESLIDFTDSNMNKVAADISLAVMKFMGDYPLKGQTEQDLVSTILKQSGEYGLMKDEVYCQVMKQVTGNTSSKTDSCQRGWRLLYILTAFHRCSEVLKPFLLKFLLDTCSRPGVHYQGIAKACEQNLRRTFQYGGRIEPPNSMELKAMMLCSLITLISDWLSVCAL